TTAAGCATGACAGGTTCGTGATCCAAGCACTCAGACTCACATTGTATATTTTGGCAATTGTCGCCCGTATGAACTCGTGATAATTGAGTTCTTGATACGGACGTGAACCTGGAAGGGTGTCTCAGACAATTAAGGCTGGTGCGAACTTCAACCGACATCAAGGTAATGCTTGAGCGGGCCAGGCTCGCGGTCACGGCTTAGTGAGAGAGGTTTGGGTCGAGCAAGGTTCGTCGACGGACGTCAGCGTGTAGGATGCTCACGTAGATGGCTGATTTGTGTAAAGCGGGAGTGTTCAGAAGAAGTCTAGACTAatcaacaaccttcaacAGCGCGAGGTTGGTTATAGCAAGCAGCACgtatcaacaacaacaatagcGAGACCACAAGCTGGTTATTCTTCACAGCAATCTTCTCGACGAGAAGGCTTAGCAAGATTTAGACTGAGTGTCCCAGTGGTCGGCTGGAGTTGTTTGTCAAAGTAAACGATTTGAGCAAAGACGGGTGCTTATGGGATAGATGAGCGACTGAGCAGATGGTTAGGGAACAAAGAAAGGCTGGGAGATAGGGAACAGAGAGGGGATTAAGTAGTGCGAATACTAGATAGACACGCCGTGTGCACCACAGTTTGTAGCATAGATAATACCTACATACGAAGCAGCGCCTCGGACTGGTGACGCAGCGCATAATTGGTCAAATCGTTACATGATAGCCATTATCGTGGGGTAGCGACTAGCTTCGGGGCCCGTTCTGAGACAAGCCTCatgggagcataagagacaaaattattagggcagcttaggCCACCTAGATaatgcttcttagactacttatttttatgacctaaggcttaggatgccaacttttctgctacccactagacaAGTAACTTGAGAACAGGACTTAGGAAACAAGGCGAGATACTGGGCTTCGGAGCACAGTGTATGCTGACTGGCGATCCTTGACCACAGGTCAGCTGCAAGGTAATCGTCGGGGTGAGGCGGGACTTGCCTGGACAAACCAGATCGTGAGGTTATACCCGAGATCTGAGACCGTCCAGTCAATTGTGCAGTTGACGGCAGACTAAGAAAGCATTGAGATATCCTTGTTTTGGAAGGccagatgaagctgtcattGGTTCTTTTGCATGTGTCAAATGGAAGAGGCTGCAGTAGCTTTCAAAACCATCGCTGTCATGCTGCTTGCTTGTTGGTGGATGGCAACGGCTTGCGGCGGCACCTAAGCTCAGTTTGTTGGTCATTCAGGCAATACTGTGTCACTTGACAAAGTGTAACTTTGTTATTAATCCGGATCTAACGGGAGATCAAGACATCATGAATTCCAAAGGAAGAATCATCGTGAAACTGCTCAGTCGATTAATAAAAGAAACATAAAATAAGTTTGTTTAGGCTGAGACTTCATTAGGCTGGCAGGTTGGGCGAGTTGACATTGAAGTTGTGCAGATCCAGGAAATGACAAACGATAGGCTTTTCGACTGAACAGCTAACATTCCCATACGCGATGATGAATAACCCCAACacgtctcttttctttggtcaaCAAGATCGGGGTTTTGATTGGTGAAGCCGTTCAAgggcttcctcctcctggcaAATGAAAGCCAATAACGTAAATTAAAAGCGGCTCTGAACCTCATCTATGTTTATCACAAGACTCGAGAGCGGATATCTATTTTGTTTGAATATGAATGCTCAATGCACCATAAACCGAAGTTTCTCAGTTGCTGGTTGAATGCTGTCCTTGCCGTCGGTTTTCGATgtcgtccttctcctttcgTTTACCGTGAATCATAACATTACATGCGTCGGATCTCCTGTTCGTTCAAGTACTTGTCGAGACCAGAGTCGAGGTTCTGCCACCACTCAAAGAGCATAGAGTTGCAGATGAGCTTGAACCAAGGAGTGAAAACCAGGCTGGGATCGTCGAATTGTTGCTTGAGGCTCTCGGGAGTAACGTATTGGGTATCTCGgacctcgttcttgttgatgtcaaggtcgacgtTGGCCTTGATAAAAAGAATGTAGTCAACTATGCCATATGTTAAATCTTGCAATCTCAAAAGTTTGGTTTGTACATACTCTCATGCTCACCCCACATTCCGTCACTGGGAGCCTTGTAGTGAATACGGGTCAGGAAGTGAAAGTCCTCGAAGGGGacctgctccttcttgataccCAATTCATGCTCAAGCTTGCGCTGGGCAGCTCGCTTGACACCCGCGATAGAGTCCTCGAGAGTGGAACCAGTCTCGGTAGGGATGTGAAGAGGGTGAGAGCAGCAAGTGTTGGTCCACATGTCGGGGAAGGTGATCTTCTCGGTGGCGCGctgttggaggaggagctcgttcttgtcgttaAAGAGGAAGACGGAGAAGGCACGGTGAAGGAGGCCCTTGTCAATGTTGGTCATGAGATGGCCTGGCAATACCTAAGTCAGTAAGGGGTAACTACTAGCGAACCTAGCGAAGTTGACATACAAATCTTCTTGCTGGCTGTTCCAATGGGCTtgtcgtcctcgtcgaggACAATGCAAACCTCGTCCATAAGACGAATCTGCTCCTCATCGTGACCGGAGAGAGGCGCTGAGCTAGTATCAATGTCCGGGAAGAGACGAAGCATAGATTCGGCCGTGATAGGCTGGTTGGTTGTGGTAGTTGTTGTAGACATTGTGAATTAGACAGTATTAGAAGCGGTTGGGTAAGAAGTAAGCGGTCGTGTGCAATGCTTGAGAGAATCACAATGCGCCAGGAGATCAGCGAGTATATAAAGgacagaaacaaagacgagCGGTCTGAAGGGCCTAACGATTAATTTTAAGGGTCACTGCCCGGCTTCACTCGCTCTTGCCattgcccctccaaaaaGTTATCGGGTGTGGCAGCCGCGCCCCTCCACCCGCTATTCGGTCCACCTGTTACTTCAAATGCAGCCACTTAGAACTGAGTCCAGGGGTTCTTCTCTCCAGGTTCCTACCAAATCAGGCAGTGGGGCTCAACCACGGAAGGCctgctgtggctgttggCCAGTCAGTGACAGCCGGTTCTCGGTGAACCTCTTCTCGTTTTAGCGTCAGGCCTGACAGTAAAGAATAAATGATACCTGGATCCCGACATATAAATGCATGATCAACTCCAAAAGTAACAGATTGTGCAATGGGCAGTTGTCTATATTTGCTTGTGTTTCAAGCCATCTACCCTATTTCACTGCGTTGAACAGTGAAGGAActatcaaagacaagctGACTGGATTTACTGTCCTCACGGTCCAGACTCAATATCTACCTATCTCTCAGTCCCTTTACTGGACGAGCCCTTATAGGCGATGTTTTAACTCTCCACTCAAATGCACTCAGAACAATCTAGAATTAACATCACATATTCTTGATTCAACTTACACGTTTAATTCTACCACTCATCAACTACCCAGTAAGATTATGCGCTAATTTGAATATTGGCTAAGCGGGGGCTGCAGATGCCAGGTGCCAGGGCATCCATCAGGGGAAGTGGCTGGAGAGCTATGGCTTCGTCAttcaacctcctcaaccttaccttgcctacctacctaccctTAGCATCTGGCCTCGTCGCCTCTCCATTAATTCTTACTCTGCGGTCGCCGCCAAAACGATTGCGATAATTTATTCGTCGCCCAGACGATACgcgcttcttttcttgactTGCTTCTGAATCCCTATCCACCAGGCTGTCCAGAGCCCACAAACGTAATCATGGCGCccaagattgaagagcaGGAAATCGAGACCTACTGgaacatcttctccacccGGACAGGAGGCGGCAAGTTCCTTACAGGCGAACAAGCTGCTCCTGTTCTTAAGAACAGTGGACTGCGCGACGATCAACTGGAGCGAGTATGGGACCTCGCGGACGTGGAtaatgatggaaaccttgATTTCGAGGAGTTTTGTGTCGCTATGCGCATCATCTTTGATATCTTGAACGGAGTATGATACACCTGCTGGACGAATCCGCGACACAGCAGCTTACATGTTCTAGGAATACGCGGATGTGCCGACGACACTGCCCGATTGGCTTGTCCCCGAGTCCAAGGCTCATCTGGTGCAAGCTACTCAAGCAATCACAGGAAAACAGGTGCAGTTTGAGCAAGTCGAAGATGATTCGGAAGATCTTGGACTTAAGGACGGGTTTGAGTGGTACATGAAGCCCGCCGACAAGTCCAAATACGAACAGATCTACCAAGAGAACAGAAATGCACGCGGCGAGGTTGATTGTATGTCTGCGGACCTCAACTTCATAAAACATGGCTAACGATACCAGTCAATGCACTTAGTGATCTATACGAGTCCCTTGATGTTCCCGATACCGATATTCGATCCGCTTGGAACTTAATTAACCCTTCGGCGCAATCGACCATCAACAAGGATGCATGCCTTGCTTTCTTACATATTCTGAACTACAGACACGAGGGCTTCCGAATCCCCCGTGCTGTCCCCGCATCTCTTCGTTCCAGCTTCGAGCGCAACCAGATTGATTACCAAGTCGACAACCAGCGAACCGGCGCCAACTCGCGATGGGCCACCAAGGCGGACGACTCAACCAGCACCGGCCGCAAGGCCAAGTTTGGCGACCAATACTTAACGCGCTTGGGCCGAAGCGGCTTCAAAACTGCCGGCACAGATTTCTCAACGGAAAAGACGGAAGATTGGGAAGAGGTTCGCTTAAAGCGCAAGCTTCAAGACCTTGAGGAAAAGGTAAAGAAGGTGGAGGATATTGCGGAGCGCCGGAAAGGCGGCAAACGCGACTCGAAGCCCGCCCTCGTTAAAAAGGAGCTGGACCAGCTTCTAGAATACAAGCGAAGAGAGCTTAGGGAACTGGAGGAGGGAACTGGCAAGAGCGCGGCTGGAGGAAGTCTCAAGAGCATACAGGAGGACCTCCAGACGGTCCGTGAGCAGGTGGAGGGCCTGGAGACTCACTTGAGGACACGCGAGCAAGTTCTCGCAGAAATCCGGAGGGAGAttgaagacgagaagagagGATAGGCGAATTTAATTAGACTGCGGAGTGGGTATGTTGCGTTTTCTTTGTAGGAATATCATGGCGCTTTCTTGAATAGGATATCAGGTGTTACACCACTACTTATTATCACCACATACTTCCACTGACGTACTTTTTCGTGCGCTCAATGCCTAACGTTCTACCCTTGACCGTCCACACAGCCAGCGATGGCACAGAGACTTTGCCTAACCTTCCAGCTCCACGACTTCGACCGGTTGCGCACAGGAAAGCATCCACGCGAGGACCACTTACGGGCTGTgcttccttgcccttgagtACAAGATCGATGTTTTTGTAGACACCGGCGGCCTGGGCCTCCGTAACCAAGAAAGAGGCGCGAGGTTTGGACACGATATCTCCTACTGCCCACACATTAGTTGCGGCTTTGACACGCAGTTCATCATCCACGTCTGCGTAGCCACGTTCGTTGAGCCATTCTTTGGGCAGAAATCCCGAATTCGGCCGCAGCCCCATGGTCGCGAGGAACACATCTGTCGCTATGGTTTCGCCATTCGATAACTTGACCAGCGTCTTGCCATCAGGAAGTTCGGTGGTCTCTTCGGAACGTAGGCCGGCTCGGATTTCAACTCCTAGGCGACGAAGCTCGGATTCAGCACGGCCGGCGATTTGGTCTCCTCCAAGAATCTGATCCTCGGCTGAGATCAGAAGGACAGTGGTCGAAGGGTAGGCGAATTGGATTTCGCCCGCGAGCTCAACGCCTGTGGCTCCGGCTCCGGCGACAACAACGTGGGTAGCTCTCTCGACCTTATCGGCAGTACGATGAAGGCTGGCTACGAGCTCTTCGTGCGAGGTAGAGGCTTTCCATGGGAGTGACGGGTCGACGGTCTCGGCGCCGGTAGCAATAACAAGGTGATCATATTTTAGCTTCGTGCTGGCCCCAGTCTCCGGCTCAACAGTCACGGTGCATGCCTCAGGGTCAACGGCTGATGCAGTGCCGACGATGAAATGGGCGCTTCCAGCAGGATATTGGTCCAGGCCGGGTTGGATAGGTGCAAAGATCTCATCGTCTTTTATAACACCTGTGATGATGGCTCTAACGGAAGCCAGGTTCCAGAAGAAATGGCTGTTCTGTAAGACTGTCAGTTACTTGGATTGTAAATGTTGCTCAAGTTCAATATGAGTAGGTACCTTGGAGACAAGTATGACTTTGAGGTCTTCCTGACGAAGCCGCGTGTActtgagaagttgatggGTGACCGCCATACCACCCAAGCTCCCGCCCAAGACGACTACAGTTTTGGTCATACTGACGGATCAATTCAATGGAAGGAAGGATTGGTAATTGTGAATTTGAGGAGTTTACTTTGATAGTTTCTTCAATTAATTTGATGTTCCTGTAGAATAGAAAGATATAGAGACGTGAAGAGACACGTGAAGTGACAAGTTTCATGCCGGTAGATAAAGTTAGCTGAGTTTGTTCCGTCCCCATAGTCTGGAAAAGCGGTGTCTATGACGAGTTCAAGGCTATGTAGCAAATGAAAGTTCCGGAACGATTTGGGTTTCAGGCCCGTTGGAGTCTGAAGTTTCATTAAAGCCATCGCAGCTTTTATTAGGTATACTGACGATGTTTGGGTGAGTGGCTTATCATGACATGATACCGTTGAGTTCTACCAACTGTCACACCAAAAAGTGACATGTATCTAACCATACAATAGTACTAAGGTACAATGGGTAACCCTTAAATGTTGAATATCGTCTTCGGTAGTATTTAGGTATTTTAGATAAATATCATGCTGAAACCGGGTCGTCAATGTGTTTCTTGAAAGTCATCATTCCAATTATAGTGCATACATGATCCTTTACTTTCCACGTGCTTCTTAAACATTTTGTTACAATAAGCAtctcctttccttcctcgGCAGGTCCCCTGGATCCTCAATCCTTCACTGACCAAAAGCTCCCCTCATTAGTGAAAAACAGCCAATAGAAGCTTACGACGTCACTGTCGAATCCTCTCCGTGCCCCCTCCCTAATGATGAACTGAATCCAGTCCCATGACCCCGCTATAACTTAACCCGCTCGCCGGGAGaagccaagttcctcaacaAACATTGGATCCCAacacctcttcttcctctttcttcttctcaacttgATCTTCAAAAATCCAATCTCTACAACACCGCTACTCTACTCTCCACCAACCAGCCAataccatcaccatgtcTGCCCCCCAGAGCGAAGCTTTCAAGACGGCCGTCGAGgactccaagaagctcaccTCCAAGCCTGGTCCCACcgagctcctcgagctcTACTGTAAATCTGCCCTTTGCCCCAGTTCAACCTTTCTCAGCTAATCTAGGATCGTCAGCTCTCTACAAGGTCGGTAACGGTGAAGACTtcaccaaggctgagaagccCGGCATGCTCGACCTCAAGGCAAGTTATATATCCCCGCCTTGTACATTCTACGACAAAACTAACTCCTGGCTCAGGGCAAGGCCAAGTACAACGCCTGGAAGAAGGTCGCCGAGGATGACAAGCTCACTCCTGAGGCCGCTCAGGCCAAGTACGTTGAGCacgtcgagaagctcaagaagtcCTGCGGCTACGACGCCAACAAGGTCCCCGAGACTGTTGGCGCTTAAGCGTGCGACTTTTTTATCCTCTACGAAATAGATAAACTCTCAACGATGAAACGAAATTAATTCAAAAGAGTTGGAATGACGAAATATATATGGACCCTACAAATGTCGGACCAAGTTAAATGGGGTGAAGCCCTTTGGGGTTTCCATCCTCCGCTGCCGATAGCGTACATTATACTTAGCTGAGAAATCATACCCTTTCGTTTTGCGCCATTTGATGTTGCCGATATGATGCCGTGTTGTGCTCGTGCAACATGCAAGTCAGATCAGTGAACAGGCTGTACTTTTACTTGGACAAGTTGTCTATCGTGTTTTATCGCTGCTGGTTGCAGGTGTGTAATCACGGCTGACAGTCGAACATATCCAAACTTGAAGGTCAAGTATCGTGTAGAGCGTGACATGTAATACTCAGTCGGACCTTGATGCCGGGCCACTTATGTGTCTACCAGGGCTGGATGGTTTATAAACCAACTCGCCCTCTGGTATATCATTTGCAACTCCCTTGTCGATGGCTAAATGTGGACTCTCTGACGGCTCGTATCATCCCAGAACCCTGAAGACCACTCTCGGCTATCTAGCTTACAGGATAACGGCAGATCTGTTCAACATGCCCTTATATCTTCAAGTACATGCCCACTCTTCGCTCATAGCTACCTAGGCATAGCGGCGTGCTTTGCGATAAACGTCAGGATTTAGTTACGGGCAAGAAAAGCTTAGAGGAAATGAGTGCAAGTTAAGTAAAATTGTCTACCAGGGCAATTATTGATGTCACGTACGATGCCCAGAGTGAGCTCTCGCAGCGACAAATAGTAACTAGGATTTAAGGTGTAAATAGGTATACGAAAGCCGTGTACCAAGTGTAAGAATGTAGCTTCTCGTGTTCCAAGCGCTGAGCGTTTCTCGTTCCATTTCAACTCATCCTCCTTATGCTCTTTTccaaaccaaaaaaaaaacaccaagcCGATCAACTCCGGTTAAAGTGGTACGTAAACTGAAGGGTATTCGATAAGGGGGTATTTCATCAGAAGAATATGCAGCGCCACATTGCACTACTGgtttcatctccaacaagcTTCCTCCTGGACGTGTTCCCGTATATGAAACGTCCCGCTGCTCTCTTAATCATAGACTCATTATTTGCCGTTGGCGACGTGTTCAAGTGGTCTCCTACGAGAACCAGTGTTACACATGACAGATCTAGATTTAGAGGAGGGCAAaggcaccagcagcagcgaggaGCATGGCGCTCACGCCGGTGAGGGACGCACCACTGCTGATGCTGGAAGGCTCAGCGGAGCCAGGGGCAGACTCGGATGGCTGAGTAGGAGCAGCAGTGGCGATGGTGCTGTTAGAACCACTCCAAGCCGTGCTGTAGCCAGAGCTAGGAGCAACAATGGTGgtctcctcagccttggtcGTGGTCTTAACGACAACGGACGAGGTGGTAGGAGCAACAGTGGTTGTGGCAGCCTTGGTGGATGTGGAGGCCAGAGAGGTGCTGGTGATGTAGACAGTTGTCG
This is a stretch of genomic DNA from Fusarium graminearum PH-1 chromosome 4, whole genome shotgun sequence. It encodes these proteins:
- a CDS encoding isopentenyl-diphosphate Delta-isomerase; the encoded protein is MSTTTTTTNQPITAESMLRLFPDIDTSSAPLSGHDEEQIRLMDEVCIVLDEDDKPIGTASKKICHLMTNIDKGLLHRAFSVFLFNDKNELLLQQRATEKITFPDMWTNTCCSHPLHIPTETGSTLEDSIAGVKRAAQRKLEHELGIKKEQVPFEDFHFLTRIHYKAPSDGMWGEHEIDYILFIKANVDLDINKNEVRDTQYVTPESLKQQFDDPSLVFTPWFKLICNSMLFEWWQNLDSGLDKYLNEQEIRRM